The nucleotide window AAACCCTAGACTGAAATTACAGGTAGTTGGGTGGATTAATCagttgcattttttaaacctcTGTCTTTCTTACAGGTAGACTGTAAATGCCTCCCTTTTTGCTTTCCCGTCATGGCAGAGGTATCCCTGTCGTATCACTACAGGGGCTTTTGCAAAACTGCGAGACTGGCATGGGAAAATCCCATGCAGCTTTTATAAGCCCCACCCACTTTGGTTTCtatcctctctctgtctccccccgCAGGAGGAACAGGCCAACAGCAACCTGGCCAAGTTCCGGAAGGTTCAGCATGAGCTGGATGAAGCCGAGGAGCGGGCAGACATGGCCGAGTCCCAAGTCAACAAGCTCAAGGCCAAGACCCGTGAAGTGGGGGGAAAGGTGAATGTCGCAGCCAACTGAGGGGAgggacttttattttatttattaattaattatctgatttatatcccacccttcctcccagcagaaacccagggcggcaaacaaaagcactaaaaacactttaaaacatcataaaaacaaactttaaaacatattaaaacaaaacatctttaaaaacgtttcttaaaaaaagctttaaaaacatcgtctaagtgtggtgtagtggttaaggtgttggactacgacctgggagaccagggttcgaatccccacatagccatgaagctcactgggtgaccttgggccagtcactgcctctcagcctcatgaaaaccctcttcctagggtcgccacaagttgtcatcgacttgaaagcagtacatttacatttttaaggttaaaaacatttttttaaaaaggtttaagaatatattaaaaagcaattccaacgcagacgcaGACTTTGCCGGGTGCTTGTGGAATATCACGGAGGGAGAATCCTctcctgggggtggggggcaacCCTGTGGcagcctttcccttcctcttggTTCTTGGGGGGGGTTTTCACACGTTACATTCAGTGAGTGCACAAACTGTGTACACAAACCGTTTGAGCTGTACACTAGTGCAGTGCGTCATGTGATGTTCAACAACTGTGTGGCCTGTGCCTGTATACACAAATTTTTGAGCTGCACAAGTCAACCAGCACACACCCTTTCAAGCACTAGTACATGTAGAGACAGCTTTTACCTGCGTACACTATAACACGTGAACAAGCTTTACGTGTTCCCTTTCTTTAACTCTGCGAATTATAggtctgtgtggggaataggggtctctctcagcacccttaacaaactacagttcctgggattctttgggggaagccaggactgtttaaagttttatcatagtgctttaaatgcatagtgcagatgaggccctgCTGTCCCCTTCCATGACATCCGTAGCTTAGCTCACTTTCTGTCCTGCTCAACTCCCTCTCCCACTTGGCCCCAATCAAGTGTTTAGGATCTCAACATCCCACCAAAAGGAAAGATTTCCTCCTTTTTCAACCATTCTTTGTTCTTTCACTTTTCCAGGTAAAGACAGATGCCAGATTCTTAACAACTCTTAATCGTCTCCCATCCTCTCCACATCAGGCTGAGCGTATGCGCTTATGCGCCAAGTATTGCATATgcatccccctccctcctccaaaaCCCACAAAGATTTTAACAAGTTGGGGAGGGCTGCTCCAAATTTTGGGAGGTGGTTTTGGCATGTTGGTGACGGCATTAGCATTAGCCAATAGGCTGCCACTACAGCAAGCTTTTCTCCAACATGAAAAGTTCCAGAAGTGTttgggaggttccccacccccagacaCAGAAACATATGTGTGTGTTCATGACAGCGAAGGTGATTTCAGAGCACCACCATCTTTTAAATGCTCCATCTTCTACCTACTCTCACCTGTTTCTGGTTTGTCGTTTTCTCACTgtcctttttccccttccccttttccttctctgcTTCTCTTTTCCAGAAGCTTCATGATGAAGAGTGAGGTTTGAAAATCCTCACCTGAGCTGCAGAAGATTTTTCTTGCTAGCCCCTTTCTCTGAATATGATGTAGCACAAATATAGTCTAATTAATAAATTTGAACAGCAGATTTAATCCTCAGATTGCTTTCCTCACCATGTATATACTTCAGTTCTCCAGCTTCTGAACAGAGAATCAGCTGCTTCCCCGTGACTTTAAACAGCCTTGCAACGGGCAGTCAACAGGAATAGATTTTAACTTCATCTGTTGAATGTCTGTCTACATgaagctattaaaggcacaggagccggCCCCAGGGAAAATAGTGTGGCAACTCTTAACACAAAGCTGTCTCTCTACCTGGTTCTTATTCATTCTCCTATTAGCTGACATGCATCTTAAGCCAATTTTCCAAGCAActgttacagagcttggaaatctTTCCATAGCTGTCTCAATTGTGCCCTCTTGTGGTCCGGTTGAACGTTGTCAGGTGAAGTCCTTGGCAAGGTTTATTTTTTGTATTACAGCACAACCTGGTGGCTGATGTGAAAAATTACAGCCAGTtcctggattttattttatttttttgtggtgAAGCTTTGATTTGGAAGCAAACAAATCTATCGCCCACCAGATCCCTATTGCCACTCACTTCTTAGGCATACAAAACGGGGAACTTCTGCCGTTTTCTGACCCTGCTGGATTTTATCCAGAGCAgcagtttgtatttatttatttataaatatagttGCATACcattattttgttaaaaataccaaagcggtttacaagttaaaaacaaagcaaagcaaacaacAAACAtagaataaaaattttaaaaatacaataaaaacaaaggtcagctaccGAGAAAGGACATCTTCTCAATTGCCTTCACaaacctggcagaacagaaaggttttcagcaggcgtttaaaggCACCTgccgaatctctgttggcagagcattccagagaactgggccgatgacactgaaggctcgctTTCATGTCgctgttaaatgagcctcgccagctTAGGGGACAACCAAGGCCTCTCCTACAGATGATATCAATGCTCAAGCTGGGATAGAAAAGTTCtggcggtccctaagataccttGGACCTAAATTATTCAGggatttgtaaattaatacaaggaccttgaacctggctcagtagtagatgggcagccggTGCAGTTGTTTGAAGAGTCAGCAAcatgctcccatcagcagtctggctgctgcattttgcaccagctgaaccttctgaaccagggccaagggcagccccacatagagcacactgcagtaatccagccttgaggttaccaggaCATGGATTtctgaggtcaggctatccctgaccaggaacagccatagctgacaaaccagacaaagctggtaaaaggcactctttgccacagaggacacttgggcttctagtgacaaagatgaatccatgGGTACTcctaggctacagacctggtccttcagaggcagCACGAACCATCCAGAACAGATTCCCTTCCTTGCTGTCTGCTCACTGTCCCTACGTTAGGTAAACCATCCATACTTAAATGGCACGAACACATTCACACCTGTCCATATGTGGGCACTGACATGTGCCCCCCCTCACATACCCACATATCCTCTCCTGTTCCCCTATCAATCTTCCttcatttctccctctctctccccctccttatatctctctcttacacacacaaacacttttgGCTTGTCCGCACTGGGCTTTACTATGGGTTTGAGGCCATATGAGTAAAAAATCTCTGGGCACCCTTCACATGACGTTGCCCTCAACCAGAACCCACCCCTTTTTTTGGTGAGCGTGAATTTGGGTTTCCAAATTCTATTTGGAGCCAACTCCAAGCTATGGATTTAACTCAGACTGAACTTGGGATCCTGCATTTATGTGGACCTGCTTGCTCGCGCAGACACGGACACAGTTATGTACCCCTCACAGACACGTGCTGAGAAAAGTTCAGAAGCGAcggcaatggccaaccagatgcggcAGCCAGGAGCCGAGTGCAACTTGCATGCAAGCATGCGCTCATGCTCACTCATGGGCACATAAAGGCCACCGTGCAGTATTAAAAGCACCTTTTAATCTTGTCTCCCGAGCAAgttaaatacaaaaaaaaccacccagGAGCCAGACACTGGATCcatgtgccctccaaatattccagtttttttttgggggggggcagaatcagGAAAGGCTTATCAAGTCAAGAGGGTCTCCTCTGTAGGAAAGCCGATCTGAAGTGGGCTTTTCCTCCCATAGAGAGTGGGATGGAGCAACAGCCCACTGGCCCATGATGACCACATGGCAGGATTTTGGATCAAGGTGGAGTGGCATTGGCAGAtggggcggggagggggaaggacaggCCACAGAAGCTGCAGAGGCTGTAGGCTGGAGGGGAGTAAGCAGCAGGACCTCTGTGTGCACATCACTTTCACCAGCAGGGGGCGTGGGTTCTGTCAGCCAAGATCTGCGTCTAGAAGAGAGCGAAAAAGCATCAAAAAGGTTGCTCACCTCTCCTGGGCAACTGGCGCTGGCCCTACCATGCGGTGGACCTTGAGGTATCAGGAGAGGACAGCAAATTGTCCCTTGTTTTCTTTACCTATTGTGTATGTTTCAAGTATGGTCCTTCCTCTTTGCCCCTCAGCAAAAGCTGGAGGCCGCACCCTGCTCGTCTCCCGCCTAGACTACTACAATCTTCTCCTGTCTCCTCACCTTGGGCTCCCTCGCCTCTCCCCAGAACTCTGCTTCGAAAAGCATTCACCTCTCCTATCGCTCTTTGGAAGCTCCTCCGCAGATCCCTACCCTGGCTCCAGGTCCCCTCCAGGATCCACATTTAAGCTTTTCCTCCTTAACTTCCAAGCACTTCCAAGCTGGTGCTTCCATGTCAGTGAggaagtggaatccgctccgggttttagtgggGACTTAAAAGTCCTGACTataacccagagcggattccactgccatcAGCCATCCAAAATTCTCCTGCTCCCTCGTCGCCCCGTAGGCTGGGAACTGAACACCTCCCAGAACCGCTGCAGGATTTTTCTTACTTTCCAATCCCTACTCAAAAAAGCCATCTTTCCCACAACGGctttggaacaacctcctggctCCTCTGCTGTAACTCAGCCTGTAATTAGGCCTATGCACCGACGACAGAAACAACCATATATTCtggggtcgccaaccttttgaagcctgtgggcacatttaggTTTTAGAGTGAGTGCCATAGGCATCACTTCTCTCCCTTGTTCAGCTTGCCCGACCCACACACTCTCCCCTGCGAGACACAGGAAGAGAGGCAGCACATGCGTGCGCACTTAGCTTGTCCCAGAGATGCAGGTAAACATTGTATCTAGTAGAATTAATCCGAGCCTGAAAAACACATAGAGCTGAAAtaggaaagagtgtcactcttctaacttcctccttcagctctatgggTACTAGGTAGCCACCAGCACCACCTCATGAGCAAGGGGGAAGCGAGGGAGAACTCTGAACAGCAGGGGAAGACCTCAAGAGCATCACAGTGCTCATGAGCACCACATTGGTGATCCCTGACATTACCTCCCAGTttatccctccccccctttctttatTTCCCATGTCAAACTTGAGACTGTGCGGAACAGGGACCTGCCCTCTCATACTCTGCAAAGTGTCATGTGCAATGGTAATGACGGAGATGGTTCCATCCATCTCCGCAGGGGTCCCATTTGGACTTTCTGCTGCAGACCCTGTCCATCTGTGCCACCATCGCCCCCGTCCCTTGGCAATCCCAGGATCCCACCCACTCCCTGGCTCTGCTCACCCTGGTCCGACCCCATTTCTGCCCTGTAGGTTTTGTAGGCATCGAAGCAGAACACAGTAATGAGAATCAGGCTGAAGACCTAGTAAGAGACCAAGAAGGATTGTGAATGACACAGGTGGGTCAATGACACACTTGTGAATGACACAGGTGGGTGAAGCATGGGGGGGATGTTTGCTCAGTAGCCCTCATACACCCCACTTTTGGAGGGGTAACCTAGATTGGGCCATATCCCTAGCGATGTTGCTAAAGATATCTAGCATGTGTCGTCCAAAGGTGCCTGGTGctcactgggactgatggggcagAAGACAGGTcgcccaacaggaggtggaggcacagccaatgacaagcacaggcaactaattctacttttggccctgtcctcttccctgctgagttctacaaggacaacactgaggcTGAGAAGGAAGTTTATAGCCACCCCCTgcaagtaaggaggcaggcaagtgggggctgactgagggcaCACTGCGGTTAGTGGGGCAATGCCCTATTCGCCGTAGgcatcagcctccactggtgcCATCCATTTAATGCCACGCCTTGTGGATTCTCTCAGATTTCCAAAAGGGGGAGCAGCGCTAATAAAGAGTGTGGCCGGGAAGGGGAGAGAGTCGGTAACTCACAAAGGCTGACACAGCAGACCCCTCGTGACTGGCAGCAATGACCGCAAAGGCCACGACGATGAAGACAATTGCGGCGCTGATGCAGCGAAGGAAATCCTGTGGTGGGAGAGAGGAGGGTCACCGATGGCTGAGCTGTGAGGCAGGACCAGAAAGTGGCTGGTCGCTTAGATGCAGCAATGCGCACAATTCCAAAGTAGCAGGCAGGATGTGCTCACCCAATTCCAAAACCCAGTCCCAGAGACAGACAAAGCTAGTCACAGCGGCAGGGAAAACGTCCCATAGCAAAAGAGGCAAATTTGGTACAACGGAAGGCATTTCAGTTCACTTTAGAGCTGTTCAATCCAATGCCTtttgcaaaaagggcaaaaatgGACCGCGGGGGTAGGATATGACTAAATGTCACAGAGTATGAAACAGAAAAATTACGCACCAGGCAAGGCCAGTTGACGCGGGTCAGGCGCTCATAGTAGTGTGTCGCTCGCAGTCCCAGGAACGTCAGTGTCACCAACACTTCCAGCAGGGCAGCGCCCATATAGGCAGAGATGGATGCTGTGAGCAACAGGAAGACCAAGAAGCAGAGGGCCTGGGAACGtggagaaaaagaagaggaatgCGTGATCAGACAGGTATCCTGCCTAAGAGGGGATTACGTAAAGGCGAGGGATGCCTGCCCCTTGGCACAGACACCCACACTCCTTCCCAGCAGTTCATGGTCCCAAATGGCATAACTGTAGTATGATTCCATCAGCACAAAAACCCAGTGCGCTTCCTCTGGATTAACCAGATCTATCCTCTCCTAGGTCCAGATGTGCTATTGTTGCCGCAAATTCAGAACCTTCCCCTTGAAAACCTGCAGAAACTAGTCCCCAATCCCACGCGCACCCTTTTAAACGACCTTTCCTGTGAAACACCCCTGCTTTGTGTAGCTTCTCGCCTGGTGAAGAGTTCTGGGGAACTCCAGTTTGTTACACTTCGGTGACATTTGGGCTGGTCCCCAAAAGGCGTTGCCCAACTGTAGATTTTGAGGTTTGTCTCTATCTATATAGATAGTATTACTGATATATATAGTATATGTAAAAGTAATTcagatcctccatggcacagagtggtaagcggcggtaatgcagcggAAGCTCTGCAcatggccagagttcaattccaacgaaaggaggaacaggtccactcagccttccatccatccatggtcggtaaaatgagtacctggcatatgctggggggtaaagaaaggccggggaaggaactggcaatcccaccccatatatacggtctgcctagtaaacgttgcaagatgtcaccctaagagtcggaaacgactcgcactacaagtgcggggacacctttaccttttaaaaagtaattcatCTGTGTCAAGGACCCATGAAAGACCCCCTCAGTGGTTTTGAATTCCTGCCCACAACAGCTTATTACTCCATTATTCTCCACCACCCCCGTCCTTCCCACACacttataaaataaaattgaccCTTCTCTCTCCCATCACCCTCACCCCAGCCCTAGCCTTGAAACCACCCTCTTTTCCCCCAATCCTGGACTATGCATTTGGGGCAAAGAAGGGGTCCCACCCATGCTACTGCCAGGGGAAGGCCCCCGCACAGAACAGAGGGtgagagaaaaggcaggaaagGCTTGGAAAGAGATCCAGTGGCTCTGCAAAAAGGTTAAGGGGCAGAAAATAACAGGCGGCTGGGCCCATGGAAGGGTGAACGAAGCatgaaggaagaagggaaagggaCAAAGCGAGGAAAGAGAAATAAAGAGTGAAAAATGGTGACAAATGAATcaatggagggagggggaagaaatccATCAAAGTGATCCCGGGGTACCATAGGATGGGACTTTAgggcagaagtgcagggtcccactgaaaatatatattttttcttcaaagatgcgttgttttcatatagttttaaagtcttttgctttaaatatgttttaaagtgctttgagtgttcttgtttgctgccctgggctccttctggaaggacgGCATatacagagaatcatagaatagtacagttggaaggggcctataaggccatcaagtccaaccccatgctcaatgcaggaatccaaatcaaagcattccctacagatgattgtccagcagcctcttgaatgtGTTCTCTACCTCTCTCTGTAATGGGttccatttaataaacaaaacaaagaaacaggAGGGTCCCCCCAAAACAAGTTTGGCTGGCCCACCAGCCACATGGTGAAATAAGTAAGTGAAACGTGATACGTGCCCGTGGGCAGAGGGGCCTCCCCGCAAGACCATGAAGTCCAGCGTGGAAAATGACCTATGTCAAACCCAAgaaaaggaggaaaggagaggacgAAGCAAGAGGGGAAACGGAGGAGTGCAAAAGAGAGAGACGAGTGCGCAGAAGCTGGTGGAGGTGGATAGAAAGTGGAGTGCGGGACAAGAGAGGGAAGAGGCGGCTGCAGGCActggaaggaaaggaagggggtcCGTCATACTCATTACCAGCTCTGCCCCCATCAGCACCCCCTTGGGGGAGCGCAGGAACTCCTTGTCCAGCGAGAAGCCCCGGAGCCCCCCAGATGCGTCCTGGGGCTCCCCCATCCTGCTGCCTCTGGCCGGAGAGag belongs to Rhineura floridana isolate rRhiFlo1 chromosome 11, rRhiFlo1.hap2, whole genome shotgun sequence and includes:
- the CMTM5 gene encoding CKLF-like MARVEL transmembrane domain-containing protein 5 isoform X2, encoding MGEPQDASGGLRGFSLDKEFLRSPKGVLMGAELALCFLVFLLLTASISAYMGAALLEVLVTLTFLGLRATHYYERLTRVNWPCLDFLRCISAAIVFIVVAFAVIAASHEGSAVSAFTQILADRTHAPCW
- the CMTM5 gene encoding CKLF-like MARVEL transmembrane domain-containing protein 5 isoform X4, whose translation is MGAALLEVLVTLTFLGLRATHYYERLTRVNWPCLDFLRCISAAIVFIVVAFAVIAASHEGSAVSAFVFSLILITVFCFDAYKTYRAEMGSDQDADLG
- the CMTM5 gene encoding CKLF-like MARVEL transmembrane domain-containing protein 5 isoform X3 gives rise to the protein MSKQLSLALCFLVFLLLTASISAYMGAALLEVLVTLTFLGLRATHYYERLTRVNWPCLDFLRCISAAIVFIVVAFAVIAASHEGSAVSAFVFSLILITVFCFDAYKTYRAEMGSDQDADLG
- the CMTM5 gene encoding CKLF-like MARVEL transmembrane domain-containing protein 5 isoform X1, yielding MGEPQDASGGLRGFSLDKEFLRSPKGVLMGAELALCFLVFLLLTASISAYMGAALLEVLVTLTFLGLRATHYYERLTRVNWPCLDFLRCISAAIVFIVVAFAVIAASHEGSAVSAFVFSLILITVFCFDAYKTYRAEMGSDQDADLG